CGTCGTTGTTCGACAGGACGATGAGCGGCCGGCCGACCAGGTCAGGACGAAACACGCGCTCGCACGAGCAGTAGAAATTGTTTGCGTCGACGAGCGCCAGGCGCCTCATGGCCGGCCTACTTTGTCATGTAGGATCTGCCGAAGATTCCACGTCACCACGCCCCAGATGGTCAACTCCTGGCCTTCGTGAAACCGGATAGTCTCGTAAGCTGCATTGGCCGGTTGTAGGAACACGCTGCCCTTGTGGCGCTGCAGGATCTTCACGGTGAATTCGCCGTCGACGCAAGCAAGCACGATGCGCCCAGGTGCCGCCTCCACGGACCGATCTACGATCAACTGGTCGCCGTCATAGATCCGCGCCTCGACCATGCTATCGCCCGAGACGCGGAACAGAAACGTCGATAGCGGGTTCAAGACCAGGATCTCGTTTAGATCGATTCGCCGCTGCTGGTGATCCTGGGCCGGGCTCGGGAACCCGGCCTGGACGCGCTGGCCCACGTCGATTAGCTCGAGCGGTGCCGAGATCGACAATGGAATGGGGACAGACATGCAATTTCTCCGATACCCTGATATTTATACAGTGGTTTACGGTATCAGATCCTGAGAAAGTCAACC
This window of the Burkholderia gladioli genome carries:
- a CDS encoding LexA family protein, giving the protein MSVPIPLSISAPLELIDVGQRVQAGFPSPAQDHQQRRIDLNEILVLNPLSTFLFRVSGDSMVEARIYDGDQLIVDRSVEAAPGRIVLACVDGEFTVKILQRHKGSVFLQPANAAYETIRFHEGQELTIWGVVTWNLRQILHDKVGRP